In Vitis riparia cultivar Riparia Gloire de Montpellier isolate 1030 chromosome 19, EGFV_Vit.rip_1.0, whole genome shotgun sequence, the following proteins share a genomic window:
- the LOC117908839 gene encoding 65-kDa microtubule-associated protein 1-like, producing MAVADAENPLLGETTCGSLLQKLQQIWDEVGESDEERDKMLLQLEQECLDVYKRKVDQAVKSRAHLLQALADAQLELSRLLSALGEKSFVGIPDKTSGTIKEQLAAIAPTLEQLWKQKEERVKEFSDVQTQIQKICGEIAGNSNLSEVPVVDEADLSLKKLDEFQGQLQELQKEKSDRLHKVLEFVSTVHDLCAVLGMDFFSTVTEVHPSLNDSTGVQSKSISNDTLSRLAKTVLALKEDKKQRLQKLQELATQLIDLWNLMDTPEEERSLFDHVTCNISASVDEVTIPGALALDLIEQAEVEVERLDQLKASRMKEIAFKRQAELEEIFARAHIEIDPEAARAKIMSLIDSGDVEPSELLADMDNQIAKAKEEAFSRKDILDKVEKWMSACEEESWLEDYNRDENRYNSSRGAHLNLKRAEKARILVNKIPALVDTLVAKTRAWEEDHGIPFTYDGVPLLAMLDEYAMLRHDREEEKRRMRDQKKFHELLNTEQEAIFGSRPSPGRPLGPKKVVGPRANGGANGTPSRRLSLNANQNGARSTSKDGKRDNTRPVAPVNYVAISKEDAASHVSGTEPVPASP from the exons ATGGCAGTGGCAGATGCTGAAAATCCTCTCCTTGGAGAAACTACTTGTGGTTCATTGCTGCAGAAATTGCAG CAAATCTGGGATGAGGTTGGTGAAAGCGATGAGGAACGTGATAAAATGCTCCTTCAGTTAGAGCAAGAGTGCTTGGACGTTTATAAGAGGAAGGTTGATCAGGCTGTGAAATCGAGAGCACACCTTCTTCAGGCCTTGGCAGATGCCCAACTTGAACTCTCCCGTCTTCTATCAGCACTTGGAGAGAAAAGTTTTGTTGgaatt CCTGATAAAACTTCTGGCACAATCAAGGAACAGCTTGCAGCTATAGCACCGACGCTCGAACAGCTGTGGAAACAGAAAGAAGAGAGAGTGAAGGAGTTTTCTGATGTACAGACACAGATTCAAAAGATATGTGGAGAAATTGCTGGGAACTCAAATCTTAGTGAGGTTCCTGTGGTTGATGAGGCTGACCTATCCTTGAAGAAGCTGGATGAATTTCAGGGCCAACTCCAAGAACTCCagaaagaaaag AGTGACAGGTTGCACAAGGTCCTCGAGTTTGTGAGCACTGTTCATGATCTATGTGCTGTCCTTGGGATGGACTTCTTTAGTACTGTTACTGAAGTTCATCCTAGCTTAAATGACTCAACTGGTGTGCAATCCAAAAGCATTAGCAATGACACCCTTTCTAGGCTGGCTAAGACAGTCTTAGCACTAAAGGAAGACAAGAAGCAGAGGCTACAGAAG CTTCAAGAGTTAGCCACTCAGCTAATTGATCTGTGGAATCTGATGGATACCCCAGAGGAGGAGCGGAGTTTGTTTGATCATGTTACCTGTAACATATCTGCTTCAGTTGATGAAGTGACCATCCCTGGTGCCCTTGCTCTGGATCTGATTGAGCAG GCTGAGGTGGAAGTTGAAAGGCTTGATCAACTGAAAGCCAGCAGGATGAAGGAAATTGCTTTCAAGAGGCAAGCTGAGCTCGAAGAGATATTTGCCCGTGCTCACATAGAAATAGATCCAGAGGCTGCTCGAGCAAAGATTATGTCACTTATTGATTCTGGGGATGTTGAGCCTTCTGAGTTACTGGCCGATATGGACAATCAAATAGCAAAAGCAAAGGAAGAGGCTTTCAGCAGAAAAGATATATTAGACAAGGTTGAGAAATGGATGTCAGCTTGTGAAGAAGAGAGTTGGCTTGAAGACTACAATCGG GATGAAAACAGGTATAACTCAAGCAGAGGTGCACACTTAAATCTCAAGCGTGCTGAAAAAGCTCGGATTTTAGTCAACAAAATTCCAG CTCTTGTTGACACATTGGTTGCCAAAACTCGGGCATGGGAAGAAGATCATGGTATACCATTTACTTACGACGGTGTTCCTCTCCTTGCCATGCTAGATGAATATGCTATGCTCAGGCATGATAGAGAAGAAGAGAAGCGGAGAATGAGG GATCAGAAAAAGTTCCATGAGCTGCTAAACACGGAACAGGAAGCCATTTTTGGTTCGCGGCCAAGTCCTGGTCGCCCACTTGGTCCAAAGAAGGTGGTGGGACCACGAGCAAATGGAGGTGCGAATGGAACTCCTAGCAGGCGGCTCTCTCTGAATGCAAATCAAAATGGTGCGAGGTCTACATCTAAAGATGGGAAGAGGGATAATACCAGGCCGGTTGCCCCTGTCAACTATGTTGCCATATCAAAAGAAGATGCTGCCTCACATGTTTCTGGTACAGAACCAGTTCCAGCTTCACCTTGA
- the LOC117909376 gene encoding protein HOMOLOG OF MAMMALIAN LYST-INTERACTING PROTEIN 5-like produces MASENEPAKLLLPYLQRADELQKHEPLVAYYCRLYAMERGLKIPQGERTKTTNSLLISLMKQLEKDKKALNLGPDDHLHLEGFASNVFARADKQDRAGRADLYVTFYLMYDGFKIA; encoded by the exons ATGGCCAGCGAAAACGAGCCTGCCAAACTCCTTCTACCCTACCTTCAACGCGCCGATGAGTTGCAGAAACACGAACCCCTCGTCGCCTACTACT GTCGATTATATGCGATGGAAAGAGGGCTGAAAATTCCTCAAGGCGAGCGTACCAAGACCACCAACTCCCTCCTCATTTCCCTCATGAAACAGCTAGAAAAG GATAAGAAGGCATTGAACTTGGGGCCTGACGACCACTTGCACTTGGAAGGATTTGCCTCAAATGTTTTTGCAAGAGCAGACAAGCAGGATCGAGCTGGACGAGCAGATTTGTATGTAACTTTTTACCTTATGTATGATGGTTTTAAAATTGCTTGA